The following is a genomic window from Chryseobacterium ginsenosidimutans.
GAACGTTGGGTTTCAGAGCGAGCCAGTTGCTTTCAGGAAATTTTGCTAAAAAGTTCGATTACGTTGCATCATTCGCTTACGAAAGAACAGGTTACATGAAAGATGCGGATGGTGTGAATTTAAGTCCGACGTACAGTCCTGCAAAAATGGATAACTACAACGGAATGTTGAAATTAGGCTACAATATCAACGATAATCAAAGAGTAGAAGCTTCTTATATTGGTTATGCTTCAAAGTCTGATCTTAATTTAGGCTTAAAAACAGGAAAATACGGCTTCATTCCGACCATTGGTGAAGGAGAAGGAAAAAATCTGGAAACCACACCACAAGGAACACCAAGAAATCATAATTTAAAAGTAAGCTACGACAATAAAAATATCTGGAAAGGAACTTCATTAAATATAAACCTTTATCTACAGGATTTCAGAACCGTTTACGGATACAGCGATACTTTCTTAAATGGTGGCCAGTCGAATGTAATTTCCAAAAAATACGGTGCAAGAGCCAATTTTGACACTCAGCTTTGGATGGCACAGAATTCTCAGGCTGAAATTATTTATGGGGTTGATATTTTGAATGATCAGACCGTTCAGAAGCTGGAAGACGGTCGCTACTGGACTCCCGATATGAATATGACCAATATCGCTCCTTTTGCTTTGGTTAAAATTGATTTACTAAAGAAAATAACCATCAAAGGAGGTCTTAGATATGAAAATATGAAGGTGAAAGTTGGAGATTTCAACACACTTTCGACTATTAAATCAGACGGAACATTTACAAAAAGTATTTTTGTAACCGGCGGCGATTTGCAATACAACGCTTTAGTAGGAAACATCGGAGTTCGTTACAACATCAATCCGATGATCAATATTTTCGGAAGTTTTTCTCAGGCATATTCAATCAATGAATTGGGAAGAATCCTGAGAACATCAACATCTGATACGATCACTAACCTTGAAACAAAGCCCATTATCGTTAATAATTACGAATTGGGTGCAACGGGAAATATCACAAAATGGATAAGCTATGAAGTAACTTCTTATGTGAGTACTTCAAAATTGGGAGCAACCTTCGTCCAAAGTCCCGACAGAGCTTTAACCATTCAGAGAGCACCTGAAGTAGTGTATGGTGTTGAAGGGTTTCTACATTTCAATCCGACAAGGTGGATCAATTTCGGGGGAAGTTATAGTTGGATCGAGGGAATCACTTCTCCAAAAGACGATGGAGATTATTCAACAAAGATCAATAATAGCAGAATTTCTGCACCAAAAGTCTTGGCTTATGTTCAGGTAAGACCTATTCAGAAATTATCTGTGGGACTTGATATGCTTCATGCTTTCGGACAGGATAGATTTGCTCCTAATGCAAAAACAGGATTATATGCTTACGGTGAAGGAAGAGTTCCGGAATACACTGTTTTCAACTTTAAATCAAGCTACGATGTTAATAATAACTGGAAGGTTTCTGTAGGTGTCGAAAACGTATTTAATAAGATGTATCAACCCGCAATTGCATGGTGGGGAGCAAGAGATGCCGATTTTACTAATTCTTTGGGAATGAGAGGAACATTCATGCTTGAATATAAATTTTAATTAATCAATAATTCATTTATTACAAGGTTTAAAAATGTGCCTTACCGAGTAATTTATAAACATTCTAAATAAAAATTAAAATCCTATCTTTGCCGAACTTAAAGAAACTATGAAGAAGAAACATCACAAGAAAAAGCCAAGCGTATTCAAAAAATGGACAGGAAAACTGCATTTGTGGTTGGGTCTCGGTATTGGATTTTTAATCTTCATTATCTCCATTACAGGAGCTTTATATGTCTTTAAAGATGAAATTGAAAACATTACCCGAAAAGATGTTATCTACCACAACGAGCAAAATATTGATCAGAAACAGGTTCTTCCGATCCGTGCTTTGGAGAAAGCAGTTGTGGAGCAAGTGAAGGAAAAATATCCCGTTCACTGGGTGAATATTCCTATCGATAAAAAGATGTCTTATCTTTTTTACTGGTACGAACACAATCCGAATGGCTGGAATTATTTTGATGAATTCCCTATTTATAAAGCAGCTTATGTTAATCCTTACAACGGTAAAGTTTTAAGAACGTATGACGAGAAAAACGGATTTTTTCAGATTGTAAAAATGATCCACTGGAGCTATTTGTTAAAACAGGAATGGGGAACTTATGTTGTAGGGATCCCGGTAATTATTTTTGTTATTATGCTGATTTCCGGGATTATTCTTTGGTGGCCTAAAAATAAAGCAGCCAGAAAACAACGCTTTTCTTTCAAATGGCAGAATATAAAAAGCTGGAAAAGAAAGAACTATGACCTTCATAATGTCCTAGGATTTTATGCTTCTATTTTTGCATTAATCTTTTCATTAACAGGACTTTTCTATGCCTTTTTTGTTGTTCAGGCAGCATTTTATTTCATCTTTTCCGGTGGAAGCACTCAATATCCTGATTTTTCATCCATTAAAACAAAAGCTCCGATCGAATTACGAACGGAAGGAACTTTAGATAAAATCAGCAATACCGTTAAAGCAAAATATCCTGATTCTTTTGGTTTCTCAATCGATCTCGGACATGAACACATGGATGATCACGAACACCCGAATTTTGAAGTTTATGTGAAACACTTATCATATTCTTACCACAAAAGCAGCAGCTTGATTTTTGATGAAAACTCAGGCGAATTGCTTCATACTCACGATATGAAAGACAAAAATTTCGGTGAAAAAACGGTCGGAGCCAATTATGACATCCATGTAGGATCAATTTTGGGGCTTCCAACAAAGATCATTGCATTCATTGTAAGTTTGATATGTGCCTCATTACCAGTTACTGGCTTTATGATTTGGTGGGGAAGAAGGAAAAAGAAAACGGTAAAAGTAACATAAAAAAAATTTTCAATAATTATTTCGTTAATAATCCATTAATACAATCTTTTTTATAATTTTAACCTTTTAGAATTTAAGGAATAGAAATGTCATTAATCGATTTATCAAAAAACGTTGCCCTTGGTATTGACATAGGCGGAACGAACACGAAATTTGGAGTTGTAAACCACCGAGGTGAAGTTATTGAAAAAGGAAATCTACGTACAGATGCCTACGAGACTGTTGAGCAGTATATCGATGCTTTGTATGAAAATATCTATCCCCTGATTGAAAGGCACAGTAAAGAGAGAACTTTCGACGGAATCGGGATCGGTGCACCTAA
Proteins encoded in this region:
- a CDS encoding PepSY-associated TM helix domain-containing protein gives rise to the protein MKKKHHKKKPSVFKKWTGKLHLWLGLGIGFLIFIISITGALYVFKDEIENITRKDVIYHNEQNIDQKQVLPIRALEKAVVEQVKEKYPVHWVNIPIDKKMSYLFYWYEHNPNGWNYFDEFPIYKAAYVNPYNGKVLRTYDEKNGFFQIVKMIHWSYLLKQEWGTYVVGIPVIIFVIMLISGIILWWPKNKAARKQRFSFKWQNIKSWKRKNYDLHNVLGFYASIFALIFSLTGLFYAFFVVQAAFYFIFSGGSTQYPDFSSIKTKAPIELRTEGTLDKISNTVKAKYPDSFGFSIDLGHEHMDDHEHPNFEVYVKHLSYSYHKSSSLIFDENSGELLHTHDMKDKNFGEKTVGANYDIHVGSILGLPTKIIAFIVSLICASLPVTGFMIWWGRRKKKTVKVT
- a CDS encoding TonB-dependent receptor; this encodes MKKIILSVATLATITTFAQQKDSLQIKDVDEVVLTASRKRENIKEIPTSVTVVGQKLIQSQLTVNSDITSILQYTVPSLATSSGQTSNTGQTLRGRQVLVLIDGVPQSTPLRNGARDLRSIDPSVIERIEVIKGASSIYGNGADGGIINYITRKNNSDKKISGISQFGITGQPYGGTLGFRASQLLSGNFAKKFDYVASFAYERTGYMKDADGVNLSPTYSPAKMDNYNGMLKLGYNINDNQRVEASYIGYASKSDLNLGLKTGKYGFIPTIGEGEGKNLETTPQGTPRNHNLKVSYDNKNIWKGTSLNINLYLQDFRTVYGYSDTFLNGGQSNVISKKYGARANFDTQLWMAQNSQAEIIYGVDILNDQTVQKLEDGRYWTPDMNMTNIAPFALVKIDLLKKITIKGGLRYENMKVKVGDFNTLSTIKSDGTFTKSIFVTGGDLQYNALVGNIGVRYNINPMINIFGSFSQAYSINELGRILRTSTSDTITNLETKPIIVNNYELGATGNITKWISYEVTSYVSTSKLGATFVQSPDRALTIQRAPEVVYGVEGFLHFNPTRWINFGGSYSWIEGITSPKDDGDYSTKINNSRISAPKVLAYVQVRPIQKLSVGLDMLHAFGQDRFAPNAKTGLYAYGEGRVPEYTVFNFKSSYDVNNNWKVSVGVENVFNKMYQPAIAWWGARDADFTNSLGMRGTFMLEYKF